The sequence CTGGATTACTTGCATATTCTATGGTTGCAAAGCCTATCTCGTTTAAAGCAGAAGGCGTATCAAAATAAATACCTTGCCAGGCACCGAGTACCGCATCTATTCCTGTAAACAAAATTGGGCTTTGAGCGGTGCCAACGGCAACTAAACTAGGTTTTGACCCTGATGCTCCTTCATCAACAACCAAACTTGCGTTCAATCCAAATTTCATTACAACCCCAGGGTTAATTGTTAACTTACCTCCACCTGCAGAGACAACTAAACGTGATAGAATATGATATGGCACACCAAAATCCTTAAAGGTTGCATCTATATTAAGAAACCCATCATTTAAATAAATTGCATTCGTTCCATTACCTTTATAATTTCCGCCAACCATACCGTTCACATAATTAGGCCTTATAATCATAGGTACATTACAATTGGTAATTGTATTGTTTTCTAGGACAAGTTCATCTCCACCATATATCGCATTAAAACCATACGTTTCAGAATTTGAAATGACGCTATTGCGCATAGTAAGATGTGAATTTGACCAAACAATTACAGCTCCTTTATCTCCATTACTATTAAATGCTTTCCCTCCCGCATATTCTATATTTGTAAATTCCATCTTGTTTTTGATGTCGTTAGTCTCAATATAAATTCCGCGCCATGAGCCTGGATTTCTATCTTCTCCCGTAAATAAAACGGGCTCACCTACGATGCCTAAAGCTTGTATTGATCCTGTATTTAGAATTGCTAATCCCGCATCTGTACCAAACTGAATAGTAACTCCTGGTTTTATAATGAGATCTCCATTTATGCCATAAACACAATTAATTATGTAATCTATACCATCATTTCTGTTTTCTAAGGTCAGCGTTTCTCCTGCTGCTACATTTGTTGAGCAATCTATTGTTTCAGTAAGCAATTCTGGTGGGGCCCCGGTATCATCATCGCTACTACAAGATGTAACAAACATAAGTGAGCTTAAAGCTCCTATTAATAAAAATTTATTTTTCATAATTCAATCGTTTTATTGCACCTACTCCGGTTTTAAGTCTTTTTTCGGCTTGTTCAGACTTTTTTTTGAATATTTTATTCAATGATGGCTACTATATTTATTGCCATACCACCCTCCCACAATTGCACAGCTGTCATATTCTCTCCTAATGCATAAAGAAAAATACACTCTTTATATACCCATATTAATTCAGATATTTTTTCTCTTCATTATGATTGAATTAGGGTGCTATTAAAAATAAATGTTTTGATGAATATGTTGAAACAAAATTATGGAAGATATAATCCTATAAATATCACATATGTTTCAAATGGTATAACAGATGTAACATTATAATCATCAAGATTGCTACATAACAAGTTAGCAGAACTAAAAAAAAAATTTAGGAAGCCAGATGAATCCTCATTTTATATTCAATTCTTTAAATGCTATTAAGCTCTATATCATTGATAATAAAGAAGAAAATGTAGTTGACTATTTAAATAAGTTCTCAAAACTGATCGGCAAAATATTAGCATCCACACAAGAGAAACAAATAACACTAACAGAAGAAATAGAAACCATAAAGTTATATATTGGTATTGAAGACATAATTTTTAACAACGAGATAGAAGCCACATTT comes from Aequorivita sublithincola DSM 14238 and encodes:
- a CDS encoding right-handed parallel beta-helix repeat-containing protein; amino-acid sequence: MKNKFLLIGALSSLMFVTSCSSDDDTGAPPELLTETIDCSTNVAAGETLTLENRNDGIDYIINCVYGINGDLIIKPGVTIQFGTDAGLAILNTGSIQALGIVGEPVLFTGEDRNPGSWRGIYIETNDIKNKMEFTNIEYAGGKAFNSNGDKGAVIVWSNSHLTMRNSVISNSETYGFNAIYGGDELVLENNTITNCNVPMIIRPNYVNGMVGGNYKGNGTNAIYLNDGFLNIDATFKDFGVPYHILSRLVVSAGGGKLTINPGVVMKFGLNASLVVDEGASGSKPSLVAVGTAQSPILFTGIDAVLGAWQGIYFDTPSALNEIGFATIEYASNPDQEGAIETWYNTVLNVHDVTFKDIQRCAIHQYKFPNDPNTLITSNLTYINVTNNFCQN